One segment of Pyrococcus sp. ST04 DNA contains the following:
- a CDS encoding YkgJ family cysteine cluster protein, with protein MRFKPKPFVEPVRFKCLFCLDCCRGRHVYLTLGDIKRLVDAGYDPQDFLTFSIENGKIRFVLSIREWDLGCVFHDPETGMCKVHPYRPLICRIYPFMVSRKPLGIEGEKPIEVNGEKFWLYYDESCPGINAEGAEDVITPEEILELGIKFEEELERTDLDGLLELL; from the coding sequence ATGAGGTTCAAACCAAAACCATTCGTTGAGCCTGTTCGGTTTAAATGTTTATTTTGTTTAGACTGTTGCAGGGGAAGGCATGTTTACTTAACTTTGGGGGATATAAAGAGGTTAGTCGATGCTGGTTATGATCCTCAAGATTTTCTTACGTTTTCCATAGAGAATGGAAAGATTAGGTTTGTTCTTTCGATTAGGGAGTGGGATTTGGGGTGTGTATTTCATGATCCGGAAACTGGAATGTGTAAAGTTCACCCGTATAGGCCTCTAATATGCAGGATATACCCGTTTATGGTATCCAGAAAGCCTCTTGGAATTGAAGGAGAGAAGCCAATTGAGGTAAATGGGGAGAAGTTTTGGTTATATTATGATGAAAGCTGTCCTGGGATAAATGCCGAGGGGGCAGAGGACGTTATAACCCCCGAAGAGATATTGGAGTTGGGTATAAAGTTTGAGGAGGAG
- a CDS encoding tRNA uridine(34) 5-carboxymethylaminomethyl modification radical SAM/GNAT enzyme Elp3 — MKEEAIKEIVDLLLEGRIRDREELNKIKIEVARKYHLSRLPRNSEIWRALPKERREEFRDLLKKKPTRTISGVAVVAMMTKPFPCPHGRCIYCPGGPSVGSPQSYTGKEPSALRAAQYGYHPYIIMMARLKQLYDIGHPIDKVEVIIQGGTFPAVDLDYQEWFIKCAFKAMNDFPYFKDIDNLEEKLVRFILQGDESVLEEDPEFKKAWERTHRKKYYYLEDEQRKNEKAKVRMVGLTIETRPDWAFERQIDRMLSFGTTRVELGVQTIFNFIHERTKRGHGVEEIVKATQLLRDAGLKINYHIMPGLPGSNFERDLYTFKTIFEDPRFRPDMLKIYPTLVTRDAPLYAWYKAGLYKPYTTEEALELLVEAYKIFPKWVRVMRIQRDIPAHLIVAGVKHSNLGQLVFEELIKRGIRPREIRFREVGHQMQKFGKVPEVEHIKLLREDYEAAGGMEIFLSFEDVKNDILIGFLRLRIPSERAHRKEINCCPSAIVRELHVYGPLVPIGEKPKYEWQHRGYGRELLAEAERIAREEFDAKKMLVISGVGVREYYRKFGYRKDGPYVSKRLDRRYADYGKSDKFDAHLNT; from the coding sequence ATGAAGGAGGAAGCAATTAAAGAAATTGTTGACCTTCTACTTGAAGGGAGGATTAGAGATAGGGAGGAACTTAACAAGATAAAGATAGAGGTTGCTAGGAAATATCATCTCTCTAGACTTCCGAGGAACTCTGAGATCTGGAGAGCTCTTCCTAAGGAAAGAAGGGAAGAGTTTAGGGATCTCCTTAAGAAGAAGCCGACGAGGACTATTAGTGGCGTTGCTGTAGTTGCGATGATGACAAAGCCTTTTCCATGCCCTCATGGGAGATGCATTTACTGTCCTGGGGGTCCTTCCGTTGGATCACCTCAAAGCTATACTGGAAAGGAGCCCTCTGCACTTAGGGCTGCTCAATATGGCTATCATCCGTACATAATAATGATGGCGAGATTGAAGCAACTCTACGATATTGGTCATCCAATAGATAAAGTTGAAGTTATAATTCAAGGGGGAACTTTTCCAGCCGTTGACCTTGATTATCAAGAGTGGTTTATAAAGTGTGCATTCAAGGCTATGAATGACTTCCCCTACTTCAAAGATATAGACAACCTCGAAGAAAAGTTAGTTAGATTTATTCTTCAAGGAGACGAGTCTGTTCTTGAAGAAGACCCAGAGTTTAAGAAAGCCTGGGAAAGGACACACAGGAAAAAGTACTACTACCTTGAAGACGAACAGAGGAAGAACGAGAAGGCTAAAGTTAGAATGGTGGGTTTGACAATCGAAACAAGACCTGACTGGGCCTTTGAGAGGCAGATAGATAGGATGCTCTCCTTTGGAACGACAAGGGTTGAGCTGGGAGTTCAGACTATATTCAATTTCATCCATGAGAGAACCAAGAGGGGTCACGGCGTTGAGGAAATCGTGAAGGCCACACAACTTCTTAGGGATGCTGGACTTAAGATAAACTACCATATAATGCCTGGTCTTCCTGGGAGCAACTTTGAGAGGGATCTATACACATTTAAGACTATTTTTGAAGACCCACGATTTAGACCGGACATGCTAAAGATATATCCCACCCTCGTTACGAGGGATGCTCCCCTATATGCTTGGTACAAGGCCGGTCTCTATAAGCCATATACAACTGAGGAGGCGTTGGAGCTTCTGGTTGAGGCATATAAAATATTTCCAAAGTGGGTTAGGGTAATGAGGATTCAGAGAGACATACCTGCTCATCTGATAGTTGCCGGTGTTAAGCACTCAAACCTGGGTCAGCTAGTCTTTGAAGAATTAATAAAGAGAGGGATCAGGCCAAGAGAAATTCGCTTTAGGGAAGTTGGGCATCAGATGCAAAAGTTTGGAAAAGTGCCTGAGGTTGAGCACATAAAGTTGCTTAGGGAAGATTATGAAGCCGCTGGCGGGATGGAAATATTCCTCAGTTTTGAAGATGTTAAGAATGACATTCTGATAGGATTTCTAAGGCTGAGGATTCCCAGTGAGAGAGCTCATAGGAAGGAGATAAATTGTTGCCCCTCAGCTATAGTTAGGGAGCTTCATGTGTATGGACCTTTGGTTCCAATAGGGGAGAAGCCCAAATATGAGTGGCAACATCGCGGATATGGAAGAGAGTTACTGGCTGAGGCAGAAAGAATTGCAAGGGAGGAGTTTGATGCTAAGAAGATGCTCGTCATAAGTGGGGTTGGTGTGAGGGAGTACTATAGGAAGTTTGGGTACAGGAAGGATGGTCCATATGTCAGTAAGAGGCTCGACAGGAGATACGCTGATTATGGAAAGAGTGATAAATTTGACGCTCACCTAAATACTTAG
- a CDS encoding flavodoxin domain-containing protein — translation MIIYSTRRGSTEKIAIAIARGMGEENIVNLKRKLPEELDDFIVIGSPIYYERPLPEVLRFIEENNGLKDKVVAVFIVCMADIFGVVGRRYAERKYLGLLKEKIKGDVIDEKIFRGWLINENKKTIIDAQRWGEELALIFGRSKTVANDNKLGK, via the coding sequence ATGATAATCTATTCAACCAGAAGGGGATCTACAGAAAAGATTGCAATTGCCATAGCTAGGGGGATGGGAGAGGAAAATATCGTAAACTTGAAAAGAAAACTCCCTGAAGAGCTTGACGACTTCATAGTTATCGGATCCCCGATATATTACGAGAGACCCCTCCCGGAAGTTCTAAGGTTCATAGAGGAAAACAATGGGCTAAAGGATAAAGTGGTTGCCGTGTTTATTGTTTGTATGGCTGATATTTTTGGAGTTGTTGGAAGGAGGTACGCTGAGAGAAAGTATCTTGGACTCTTAAAGGAAAAAATAAAGGGAGATGTAATTGATGAGAAGATTTTTAGAGGATGGCTAATTAATGAGAACAAGAAAACCATTATTGACGCTCAAAGATGGGGAGAGGAGCTGGCTCTAATTTTTGGAAGGTCAAAAACCGTTGCTAATGATAATAAACTTGGGAAATGA
- a CDS encoding nicotinate phosphoribosyltransferase produces the protein MFYIASEKDIKEGRTTDVYFIRTKKILEAKGIKKKVFADVTTTSLPENWKWGVLVGVEEVAKLLEGLPVNVYAMPEGTIFHPYEPVLQIEGDYRDFGIYETALLGMLSQASGIATAALRIKIAAKFKPVYSFGIRHMHPAIAPMIDRAAFIGGCDGVSGVLGAEMIGEKAVGTMPHALIITVGDQVKAWKYFDEVIEEEVPRIALVDTFYDEKIEAVMAAEALGKKLFAVRLDTPSSRRGNFRKIIEEVKWELKVRGYDWVKIFISGGLDEEKIKEIVDVADAFGVGGAIASAKPIDFALDIVEVEGKPIAKRGKLSGRKQVYRCENGHYHVVPADKRLERCPICNSKVEPLLKPIIKNGEIVTEFPKAREIREYVLEQAEKFNLQLE, from the coding sequence ATGTTTTACATTGCCAGTGAGAAGGATATAAAAGAAGGTAGGACTACCGACGTTTACTTTATAAGAACCAAGAAAATCCTTGAAGCTAAAGGAATAAAAAAGAAGGTCTTCGCTGACGTTACAACGACATCTCTTCCAGAAAACTGGAAGTGGGGGGTTCTTGTTGGAGTTGAGGAAGTTGCAAAGCTCCTCGAGGGGCTGCCAGTAAATGTCTATGCAATGCCTGAAGGGACAATCTTCCACCCCTACGAGCCTGTTCTTCAAATTGAAGGAGACTATAGGGATTTTGGGATTTATGAGACGGCCCTGCTAGGAATGCTGAGTCAGGCAAGTGGAATAGCAACCGCCGCCCTTAGGATAAAAATAGCTGCAAAGTTTAAGCCCGTGTACTCCTTTGGTATAAGACATATGCACCCAGCTATAGCGCCAATGATAGATAGAGCTGCATTTATTGGAGGATGTGATGGTGTATCTGGAGTCCTCGGAGCAGAAATGATAGGGGAAAAGGCCGTTGGAACAATGCCTCATGCCTTGATAATAACTGTCGGAGATCAAGTCAAAGCCTGGAAGTATTTCGATGAAGTTATAGAGGAGGAAGTTCCACGAATAGCACTAGTTGATACATTCTATGATGAAAAGATCGAGGCTGTTATGGCCGCAGAAGCATTAGGGAAAAAACTATTTGCCGTTAGACTAGACACACCCAGCTCAAGAAGGGGGAACTTTAGGAAGATAATCGAGGAAGTTAAATGGGAGCTGAAGGTTAGAGGATACGATTGGGTCAAAATATTCATTTCAGGAGGGCTAGATGAAGAGAAAATTAAGGAAATCGTTGATGTTGCAGATGCGTTTGGAGTTGGAGGAGCTATTGCAAGCGCCAAACCAATAGACTTCGCTTTAGACATAGTAGAAGTTGAAGGAAAACCAATAGCGAAGAGAGGGAAGCTCAGTGGAAGAAAGCAGGTGTATAGATGTGAAAATGGCCACTACCATGTCGTTCCTGCAGATAAAAGGCTTGAGAGATGTCCAATATGCAACTCCAAGGTTGAGCCTCTCTTAAAGCCCATAATAAAGAACGGAGAAATCGTTACAGAATTTCCAAAGGCAAGAGAGATCAGAGAATACGTCCTTGAACAGGCAGAGAAATTTAACCTACAATTAGAATGA
- a CDS encoding ferredoxin — MAWKVTVDQDTCIGDAICASLCPDVFEMNDEGKAQPKVEVIEDEELYNCAKEAMEACPVSAISIEEA, encoded by the coding sequence ATGGCGTGGAAGGTAACCGTTGACCAAGACACCTGTATTGGAGATGCCATCTGTGCAAGCCTCTGTCCAGACGTCTTTGAGATGAACGACGAGGGTAAGGCTCAGCCAAAGGTAGAAGTAATAGAGGACGAGGAACTCTACAACTGTGCCAAGGAAGCAATGGAAGCCTGTCCAGTTAGCGCTATTAGCATCGAGGAGGCCTGA
- the gltA gene encoding NADPH-dependent glutamate synthase, whose protein sequence is MPKLIKERVPTPERPVEERVRDFGEVNLGYTWELALKEAERCLQCPKEYAPCIKGCPVHIDIPGFIAKLREHKDNPYLAVKEALRVIWACNSLPAITGRVCPQEDQCEGVCVVGKVGDPVNIGKLERFVADYARERGIDDELLMEEVPKIQKNGKKVAVIGAGPAGLTCAAELAKMGYEVTIFEALHEPGGVLAYGIPEFRLPKEILRKELKKLQILGVEIKTDHIVGRTVTIPELLQEYDAVFIGTGAGTPKLLNIPGINLNGIYSANEFLTRINLMKAYKFPEYDTPIIVGKKVVVIGAGNTAMDAARSALRLGAEVTIAYRRGEEDMTARIEEVQHAKEEGVKFMFFVNPVEFIGDEEGRVKAVKFEKMKPLEERDARGKRKIVGTGEYITVEADTVIIAIGQVPNKILWKTTPGLKVTEKGTIVVDENLMTSIPGVFAGGDAIRGEATVILAMGDGRKAAKAIHEYLTRKST, encoded by the coding sequence GTGCCTAAGCTTATCAAGGAGAGGGTTCCTACTCCTGAGAGGCCTGTTGAGGAGAGGGTTAGGGATTTTGGTGAGGTTAATCTTGGTTATACTTGGGAGTTGGCTTTGAAGGAGGCTGAGAGATGCTTACAATGCCCCAAAGAATACGCACCCTGCATCAAAGGATGCCCAGTTCATATTGACATTCCCGGGTTTATAGCGAAGCTCAGAGAGCATAAGGATAATCCTTACCTGGCTGTTAAGGAGGCCTTGAGAGTTATTTGGGCTTGTAATTCTTTACCCGCAATTACTGGTAGGGTTTGTCCTCAGGAGGATCAGTGTGAGGGTGTTTGTGTTGTGGGTAAGGTTGGGGATCCAGTAAACATTGGAAAACTCGAAAGATTCGTAGCAGACTACGCTAGGGAGAGGGGAATAGATGATGAGTTGTTGATGGAGGAGGTTCCTAAAATCCAGAAAAATGGGAAGAAGGTTGCTGTTATTGGTGCTGGGCCTGCAGGCTTAACCTGTGCAGCAGAACTAGCAAAAATGGGCTACGAAGTAACAATCTTCGAAGCCCTTCACGAGCCTGGAGGAGTTCTTGCTTACGGCATTCCAGAGTTTAGGTTGCCAAAGGAGATTTTGAGAAAAGAGCTGAAAAAGCTTCAAATACTTGGTGTGGAAATTAAGACTGACCATATAGTTGGTAGAACTGTCACAATCCCCGAGCTTCTTCAGGAGTATGATGCCGTCTTTATTGGGACTGGGGCAGGAACTCCAAAGCTCCTCAATATTCCGGGAATAAACCTTAACGGTATATACTCGGCTAATGAGTTTTTGACTAGAATTAATCTCATGAAGGCTTACAAGTTCCCGGAATATGACACTCCCATAATAGTTGGAAAGAAAGTTGTTGTCATTGGAGCGGGTAATACGGCAATGGACGCTGCCAGATCTGCTCTAAGACTGGGTGCAGAAGTTACGATAGCGTATCGTCGTGGAGAAGAAGATATGACTGCGAGGATTGAGGAAGTTCAACATGCGAAGGAAGAGGGTGTTAAGTTCATGTTTTTTGTGAATCCTGTGGAGTTTATTGGTGATGAGGAGGGTAGGGTCAAGGCTGTGAAGTTTGAGAAGATGAAGCCTCTTGAGGAGAGGGATGCTAGGGGGAAGAGAAAGATAGTGGGCACGGGAGAATACATAACCGTAGAAGCAGACACAGTAATAATAGCGATTGGCCAGGTGCCTAATAAGATTTTATGGAAGACTACACCAGGACTCAAGGTTACTGAGAAAGGGACGATAGTTGTTGATGAGAATTTGATGACTTCTATTCCTGGGGTTTTTGCTGGTGGCGACGCAATCAGGGGAGAAGCAACAGTAATCCTAGCAATGGGAGACGGAAGAAAAGCAGCAAAAGCAATCCACGAATACCTAACAAGAAAATCAACTTAG
- a CDS encoding sulfide/dihydroorotate dehydrogenase-like FAD/NAD-binding protein, with the protein MYKILEKREIAMRNTWYKIHAPHVARKVQPGQFVIIRAFPNGERIPLTPVMWDREEGWIVLIAFTRGKTTMKMALELSEGDYILNVAGPLGNPAPMEKFGKVLAIGAYTGIVEVYPIAKAWQEIGNDVTTLHVTFEPMVLLKEYLEKAVSRHIVEPVKLNPRFDFKVNMRYVTKRLVEKVRELLEKEDWDLVFMVGPPGDQKAVFEVVKEFGIPMRVDLHPIMVDGTGMCGACRVRVNGEVKFACVDGPEFDAYQVDWDELIHRVGFYSKLERIALEKYLEELKTKGVM; encoded by the coding sequence GTGTATAAGATCCTTGAAAAGAGAGAGATTGCTATGAGAAACACTTGGTATAAGATTCACGCACCTCATGTAGCCAGAAAGGTGCAACCAGGACAGTTTGTCATCATTAGGGCGTTTCCAAACGGTGAGAGAATTCCTTTGACTCCAGTAATGTGGGACAGGGAAGAGGGCTGGATAGTACTGATAGCCTTTACTAGAGGTAAAACAACGATGAAAATGGCCCTTGAGCTGAGCGAGGGGGATTATATATTGAACGTTGCGGGTCCTTTAGGCAATCCTGCTCCAATGGAGAAATTTGGCAAAGTTCTTGCAATTGGAGCCTATACAGGAATAGTGGAAGTTTATCCAATAGCTAAGGCATGGCAAGAAATAGGCAACGACGTAACAACACTCCATGTAACATTTGAGCCGATGGTTCTCCTAAAGGAATACTTGGAGAAAGCTGTCTCAAGGCACATAGTTGAGCCAGTTAAATTAAACCCAAGATTTGACTTCAAGGTTAACATGAGGTACGTAACGAAAAGGCTTGTTGAGAAAGTTAGGGAACTTCTGGAGAAGGAAGATTGGGACTTAGTCTTTATGGTTGGTCCTCCAGGAGATCAGAAAGCAGTTTTCGAAGTTGTAAAGGAATTTGGAATTCCAATGAGAGTCGATCTTCACCCAATTATGGTGGATGGAACGGGAATGTGTGGTGCTTGTAGAGTTAGAGTTAACGGGGAAGTGAAGTTTGCATGTGTTGATGGGCCAGAATTTGATGCCTATCAAGTTGATTGGGATGAACTAATTCACAGAGTTGGATTCTACTCGAAACTTGAGAGAATTGCCTTAGAGAAATATCTTGAAGAGCTCAAGACTAAGGGGGTGATGTGA
- a CDS encoding tRNA (N(6)-L-threonylcarbamoyladenosine(37)-C(2))-methylthiotransferase, with protein MVRIYIENYGCARNRADGEMMAALLYLAGHELVSDENDAEVVVVNSCAVKDPTERKIARRIKELLDEGKKVIVTGCLPHVNPDVIDERVSAILGVKSIDRIVQAVEYALRGEKLISVPDWKKRNLDKLDLPRLSPRGVHFIVPIAEGCLNACTYCATRLARGVLKSYSPEKVVEWVKWAIRQGYKEIWLSAEDTGCYGFDIGTNLAKLLDEITSIEGEFRVRVGMMNPNHVMKFLDELIEAYKDEKIYKFLHLPVQSGDNEILRKMGRTYTVEEFEEIVNAFRREFPDLNLHTDIIVGFPGESEEAFQKSVELIKRIRPDKVNVSRYSPRPGTIAAKWKQLPGWIVKERSRIMHRIRLQISYEINQRYIGKKVDVLVHGEGKKGNIDAVTMNYKHIILPHGEKGEFATAKVKGATSTYLLGEIVS; from the coding sequence ATGGTGAGAATTTACATAGAGAATTACGGATGTGCGAGAAATAGAGCAGATGGGGAGATGATGGCTGCCCTGCTTTACTTAGCGGGGCATGAACTTGTTAGTGACGAGAATGATGCTGAAGTAGTTGTCGTAAATAGTTGTGCTGTTAAAGACCCAACGGAGAGAAAAATTGCAAGGAGGATAAAGGAACTCCTAGATGAAGGAAAAAAAGTTATAGTCACGGGATGCCTACCTCACGTCAATCCAGACGTTATAGATGAGAGAGTTTCCGCGATTTTGGGCGTTAAAAGTATAGATAGAATTGTGCAAGCAGTTGAATATGCCTTAAGAGGGGAGAAATTAATAAGTGTACCCGACTGGAAAAAGAGGAATCTTGACAAGCTTGACTTACCTAGACTTTCACCCAGGGGAGTTCATTTCATTGTTCCAATAGCCGAAGGCTGTCTAAACGCATGCACATACTGTGCAACGAGACTCGCAAGAGGCGTTCTCAAGAGTTATTCTCCAGAAAAAGTCGTTGAGTGGGTGAAGTGGGCTATAAGACAAGGATACAAGGAGATATGGCTCTCCGCAGAAGATACTGGATGTTATGGGTTTGACATAGGGACTAACCTTGCAAAGCTTCTTGACGAAATAACCTCGATAGAAGGGGAGTTCAGAGTTAGGGTTGGCATGATGAATCCAAATCATGTAATGAAATTCCTTGACGAACTAATTGAAGCTTACAAGGACGAAAAGATATACAAGTTTCTCCATCTCCCAGTCCAGAGCGGAGATAATGAAATTCTAAGGAAGATGGGAAGGACTTACACAGTTGAAGAGTTTGAAGAAATTGTGAACGCATTCAGGAGAGAGTTTCCAGACCTTAATCTCCATACCGATATAATAGTGGGCTTTCCTGGGGAGAGCGAGGAGGCATTTCAAAAAAGCGTTGAGTTGATAAAGAGGATAAGACCCGATAAGGTCAATGTGTCACGTTATTCCCCAAGACCTGGAACCATAGCAGCAAAGTGGAAACAACTTCCAGGGTGGATTGTAAAGGAGAGATCTAGAATAATGCATAGAATAAGGCTACAGATAAGCTATGAGATTAATCAAAGATACATTGGAAAGAAGGTAGATGTCCTAGTTCATGGAGAGGGTAAGAAGGGAAACATAGATGCAGTAACAATGAACTACAAGCATATAATCCTTCCCCATGGAGAAAAAGGGGAGTTTGCAACTGCAAAAGTTAAAGGAGCTACATCAACATATCTTTTAGGTGAGATAGTTAGCTAA
- a CDS encoding RNA-binding protein, which translates to MGKRLQAHNIRIRTFIHATEDPEKVLEALETLFPEDISAKDVEFEVIETEGYFGNPILVVDAELRHSRNVRKFLENLRNLLSEEDRKYLWEHAEEKVDETGTFYIRFDKQKAYLGEVKVSEGEDVIHVRIKVKAFPMKKESVVKAVREWLEGEE; encoded by the coding sequence ATGGGGAAAAGGTTGCAGGCTCACAATATCAGGATAAGAACGTTCATTCATGCTACAGAAGACCCTGAAAAAGTTTTGGAGGCCTTGGAAACATTATTCCCCGAAGATATTTCGGCAAAGGATGTCGAGTTTGAAGTCATAGAAACAGAGGGCTACTTTGGAAACCCAATTCTTGTCGTGGATGCTGAACTTAGGCACTCAAGAAATGTAAGAAAATTCCTTGAGAATCTCAGAAATCTCCTAAGTGAAGAAGATAGAAAATACCTCTGGGAGCATGCGGAGGAAAAAGTTGATGAAACAGGAACTTTTTACATAAGATTTGATAAGCAAAAGGCATATTTGGGAGAGGTAAAGGTGAGTGAAGGCGAGGATGTAATACACGTAAGGATAAAGGTAAAAGCATTCCCAATGAAAAAAGAGAGTGTAGTTAAAGCCGTAAGAGAGTGGTTGGAGGGTGAGGAGTGA
- a CDS encoding Ribonuclease P protein component 3 yields MDIRGEDAYNFAREFFDDVVFSYEVPPGKLEKEELKKVKDVYGKVAIVLVNPQPSTVKEALRFKQNYLIYVESKDLRVVRYSIERGVDAIISPWVGRKDPGLDHVLARMMSRKNIALGFSLRHLLGVNSYERANMLKFMIKAWKLVEKYKVPRFITSSAKEKWEVRGPRDLASLGIALGMEIQQAKASLSTYPEIILKRLK; encoded by the coding sequence ATGGATATTAGGGGTGAGGATGCATATAATTTTGCTAGAGAATTCTTCGACGATGTTGTATTCTCGTATGAAGTCCCTCCCGGAAAGCTCGAGAAGGAAGAGCTAAAAAAAGTAAAGGATGTATATGGTAAAGTTGCAATAGTCCTTGTAAATCCTCAACCTTCAACAGTAAAAGAAGCCCTAAGGTTCAAGCAGAATTACCTGATTTACGTCGAATCTAAGGATCTTAGGGTTGTAAGGTATTCAATTGAAAGAGGCGTCGATGCAATAATATCCCCCTGGGTCGGAAGGAAGGATCCCGGACTTGATCACGTTCTGGCAAGGATGATGAGTAGAAAAAACATTGCCCTTGGGTTTTCTCTGAGACACCTGTTAGGAGTAAACTCATATGAAAGGGCAAACATGCTTAAGTTCATGATAAAGGCGTGGAAACTCGTGGAGAAATACAAAGTTCCAAGGTTTATAACGAGCTCGGCAAAAGAGAAATGGGAAGTGAGAGGGCCCAGGGACTTAGCAAGTTTGGGAATAGCACTTGGCATGGAGATCCAACAAGCAAAAGCATCACTTTCTACATATCCGGAGATCATCCTGAAAAGGCTTAAATAA
- a CDS encoding glycosyltransferase, with product MKVVVGIPSYNNADTIGYVVKQAAEGLKKYFGGGIIVNADGGSTDGTRDVVLSTKVPEGVEVHSFVYKWPIPGKGSAMKEIMEFARERDADAVVFVDSDLRSITPEWIYKFAKPIEDGYDFVAPLYLRHKWDGTITNNIAYPMTASLYGVDIRQPIGGDFGISSKMLDIYLENEEVWKTDVARFGVDIFLTTTAIANRRKVIQVSLGMKIHNPKDPAASLGPMFNQVVGTLFMLMKRYENAWKDVRDIKPVETWGEEVKGEPEAVKVTLELLKQRARELWEKEKEVLKRVLSDETFKHVEEAIRTFEFPDDLWAHVLFDGAVAYKNGVISNAEPLIPLYFAKTADFVMRTMDMSTMEAEKLIRERARVFLREKGYLIERWFT from the coding sequence ATGAAAGTAGTAGTCGGAATACCTAGCTATAACAATGCCGATACTATAGGGTATGTAGTGAAGCAAGCCGCTGAGGGCTTAAAGAAGTATTTTGGGGGAGGGATTATAGTCAATGCAGACGGTGGGAGTACTGATGGTACTAGGGATGTAGTACTATCAACCAAGGTTCCAGAGGGAGTTGAAGTTCATAGTTTTGTCTACAAGTGGCCGATTCCGGGGAAAGGAAGTGCTATGAAGGAGATCATGGAGTTTGCCAGGGAGAGGGATGCTGATGCTGTTGTGTTTGTTGATAGTGACTTGAGAAGCATAACCCCAGAATGGATTTACAAGTTTGCCAAGCCTATAGAAGATGGCTATGACTTTGTCGCTCCCCTGTATTTAAGACATAAGTGGGACGGGACGATTACAAACAACATAGCCTACCCTATGACAGCTTCTCTTTACGGGGTTGACATTAGGCAACCGATTGGAGGGGACTTTGGGATAAGCTCAAAGATGCTTGATATATACTTGGAAAACGAGGAAGTCTGGAAGACGGATGTTGCAAGGTTTGGTGTGGACATATTCCTCACAACTACAGCAATAGCGAACAGGAGGAAGGTCATTCAAGTTAGTCTCGGTATGAAGATTCACAATCCGAAGGATCCAGCGGCTTCATTAGGTCCAATGTTCAACCAGGTCGTAGGAACCCTCTTCATGCTAATGAAAAGGTACGAGAATGCTTGGAAGGATGTGAGAGATATAAAGCCAGTTGAAACCTGGGGAGAAGAAGTTAAAGGAGAGCCTGAGGCAGTTAAGGTAACCTTGGAGTTGCTTAAGCAGAGGGCAAGGGAATTATGGGAGAAAGAGAAAGAAGTTTTAAAGAGAGTTCTATCCGACGAAACGTTCAAGCATGTGGAAGAGGCAATAAGGACATTTGAGTTCCCGGATGATCTCTGGGCTCATGTTCTCTTTGATGGTGCAGTAGCTTACAAGAATGGTGTGATATCAAATGCAGAACCGTTGATACCATTATACTTCGCAAAAACTGCGGACTTCGTAATGAGAACCATGGATATGAGTACGATGGAGGCTGAAAAGCTTATCAGGGAAAGGGCTAGAGTATTTCTCAGGGAGAAGGGTTATCTGATCGAGAGATGGTTTACTTGA